Proteins from a genomic interval of Deltaproteobacteria bacterium:
- the purQ gene encoding phosphoribosylformylglycinamidine synthase subunit PurQ: MKGGVLVFPGSNCDHDCYHVLKHVFKMDTDFVWHKETSLDRYDLVVVPGGFTYGDYLRTGAMAKLSPVMSALKTFVKRGAPVIGICNGFQILLEAGLLPGAMMANVSLKFICDHVYLRTETQDTPFTSSLQRGSVLKIPVAHYQGNYTASAETLLELEDNDQIVFKYCDAGGNVVESANPNGSVKNIAGICNRERNVVGMMPHPERCSEPELGSVDGRHIFESVIDSLAGKMP; this comes from the coding sequence ATGAAAGGAGGGGTGCTCGTTTTTCCGGGATCAAACTGCGATCACGATTGCTACCATGTTTTGAAACACGTCTTCAAGATGGACACGGATTTTGTCTGGCACAAGGAGACGAGCCTCGATCGATATGATCTCGTGGTTGTGCCGGGAGGGTTTACCTACGGTGATTATCTGAGGACGGGAGCCATGGCGAAGCTCTCGCCGGTTATGTCTGCCCTCAAGACATTCGTAAAGAGGGGTGCCCCCGTCATCGGTATTTGCAATGGCTTCCAGATACTGCTGGAGGCGGGGTTGCTCCCCGGCGCAATGATGGCCAACGTTTCTCTGAAGTTTATCTGTGACCATGTCTATCTTCGCACGGAGACACAGGACACGCCCTTCACGTCGAGCCTTCAAAGAGGAAGCGTTCTGAAAATTCCCGTGGCGCACTACCAGGGGAACTATACGGCATCGGCTGAAACTCTTTTGGAGCTCGAAGACAACGATCAGATTGTTTTCAAATACTGTGATGCCGGGGGAAACGTGGTGGAGTCGGCGAACCCGAATGGATCCGTGAAGAATATTGCGGGCATCTGTAACCGTGAGAGAAATGTGGTGGGAATGATGCCCCATCCCGAGAGGTGCTCGGAGCCCGAGCTTGGGTCTGTGGATGGAAGGCACATATTTGAATCCGTCATCGACAGCCTTGCGGGGAAGATGCCATGA
- the purS gene encoding phosphoribosylformylglycinamidine synthase subunit PurS, with amino-acid sequence MKARVYVTMKKGVLEPQGRAVARSLGSLGYGEVKGVRIGKVMDIELEDVTEERARKLLEEICQKLLANPVIEDYTFEIIDDRKG; translated from the coding sequence GTGAAGGCACGAGTTTATGTGACTATGAAGAAAGGGGTTCTCGAACCGCAGGGAAGGGCGGTAGCCAGGTCGCTTGGCAGCCTCGGATACGGCGAGGTGAAAGGGGTACGGATAGGCAAGGTTATGGATATAGAGCTGGAGGATGTAACAGAGGAAAGAGCAAGGAAATTGCTGGAGGAAATTTGCCAGAAGCTCCTGGCGAATCCCGTTATCGAGGATTACACCTTCGAAATAATCGATGATCGAAAGGGGTGA
- a CDS encoding adenylosuccinate lyase encodes MIERYSRRNMAYIWEPENKFRIWLKIEIFAAEAMSRRGVVPVDAVKRIRRNANFNIDRIAEIEEVVKHDVIAFLQSVAEYIGNDSAYLHLGLTSSDILDTSLAVQLVQATDILIDDVQKIIDLLGAKADEYRGIPIMGRTHGIHAEPVTVGLKFLSWMEEMKRNLERLKEARAEIAHGKLSGAVGTFANVDPYVEQYVMKKLGLKGETVSTQVVPRDRHARYFTTLAVVGSSIERFAVEIRHLQRTELKEFEEYFSEGQKGSSAMPHKKNPIMTENLSGLARLLRSYSMASLENVALWHERDISHSSVERVISPDATILLDFMLNRFLGVLETIVVNQDAIIENMKKSFNLFYSQRLLLDLAKKGMAREKAYEVVQKSAMKAWKEKRDFHAIVKRSRVIRSVLSDDEIDSVFDITYYFRNIDYIYKKSRGQGEKRGKR; translated from the coding sequence ATGATCGAAAGATACTCCAGGCGGAACATGGCTTATATCTGGGAACCGGAAAACAAGTTTCGCATATGGTTGAAGATTGAAATTTTTGCTGCCGAGGCGATGTCGAGACGCGGTGTCGTCCCCGTTGATGCTGTGAAGAGGATTAGGAGGAATGCGAACTTCAACATCGACAGAATAGCCGAGATCGAGGAGGTGGTAAAACATGATGTGATAGCATTTCTCCAGTCCGTGGCTGAATATATCGGGAATGATTCGGCATACCTCCATCTCGGTCTCACCTCCTCCGATATCCTCGATACATCCCTTGCCGTGCAGCTGGTGCAGGCCACGGATATTCTGATCGATGACGTGCAGAAGATCATCGATCTCCTCGGGGCGAAGGCGGATGAGTACAGGGGGATACCCATAATGGGGAGGACCCACGGGATTCATGCGGAGCCGGTGACGGTGGGGTTGAAATTTCTCTCCTGGATGGAGGAGATGAAGAGGAATTTAGAAAGGCTGAAAGAAGCGAGGGCCGAAATAGCCCACGGGAAGCTGAGCGGAGCAGTCGGCACCTTTGCCAATGTCGACCCCTACGTCGAGCAATATGTGATGAAAAAGCTCGGACTGAAGGGGGAAACCGTTTCAACGCAGGTCGTCCCGAGAGACAGGCATGCGCGCTATTTCACGACGCTGGCCGTTGTGGGCTCGTCGATAGAGCGGTTCGCCGTTGAGATACGGCATTTGCAGAGAACGGAGCTCAAGGAGTTTGAGGAGTATTTCTCTGAAGGTCAGAAGGGCTCTTCAGCCATGCCCCACAAGAAAAATCCGATCATGACGGAAAACCTGTCGGGATTGGCGCGGTTGCTCAGAAGTTACAGCATGGCGTCTCTGGAGAACGTTGCCCTGTGGCACGAGAGGGATATATCCCATTCATCCGTCGAGAGGGTGATATCTCCCGATGCCACGATCCTGCTTGACTTTATGCTCAACAGGTTTCTCGGGGTACTGGAAACTATCGTTGTAAATCAGGATGCTATCATAGAAAACATGAAAAAGAGCTTTAATCTTTTCTATTCCCAGAGGTTGCTCCTGGATCTGGCCAAAAAAGGCATGGCCAGGGAAAAAGCGTACGAAGTTGTTCAGAAAAGCGCCATGAAAGCGTGGAAAGAAAAAAGAGACTTCCACGCGATAGTAAAGAGGTCGCGGGTTATCAGAAGCGTATTGAGTGACGATGAGATTGATTCTGTTTTCGACATCACATACTATTTCCGAAACATCGATTACATCTATAAAAAAAGCAGGGGACAGGGAGAAAAAAGGGGAAAACGGTGA
- a CDS encoding dUTP diphosphatase — MEFVVKVKLTGTDDPLFAPSRQTPGSAGCDLRACIDHDLVIKPYGRALVSTGISVAIPSGYEAQVRPRSGIAYRHGVTLLNTPGTIDSDYRGEIKVILINLGDTDFVVKRGDRIAQMIFSRYDQLPLKIVNELDETGRGEGGFGSTERA, encoded by the coding sequence ATGGAATTCGTGGTCAAGGTCAAGCTCACAGGGACCGATGACCCGCTGTTCGCACCGTCTCGGCAGACCCCCGGATCGGCAGGATGTGACCTCAGGGCATGCATTGACCATGATCTGGTAATTAAACCGTACGGGCGAGCCCTGGTTTCAACGGGCATATCGGTTGCCATTCCTTCCGGATACGAGGCGCAGGTGAGGCCCCGCAGCGGTATTGCATACAGACATGGCGTGACCCTGCTCAATACGCCGGGTACCATAGATTCCGATTATCGTGGGGAGATCAAGGTTATCCTCATCAATCTCGGCGATACCGATTTCGTCGTGAAAAGAGGAGACAGGATAGCGCAAATGATATTCTCCAGGTACGATCAGCTTCCCTTGAAGATCGTAAATGAGCTCGATGAGACGGGCAGGGGTGAGGGTGGTTTCGGGAGCACGGAGAGAGCCTGA
- a CDS encoding insulinase family protein: MYRKTVLNNGVRIITESLPHVYSVSLGIWVESGSREEDAARNGITHFIEHMLFKGTETRSALEIAREVESVGGVINAYTSKEYTFFYTKVLKENQRLASEILCDIFHNSLFHEGEVEKEKEVVCQEILMIEDNPEDHIHDLLSVSFWPDNPLGFPVQGKQKTVRSLSGQTLREYFDNIFKKQGIIVIAVGNLDHDEVVSFFTPHFDSPLLAKRAEEKTKPRKSRGIFVQKRGIEQVHVCIGMPGPGKKDVHRYPAFVMNSILGSGMSSRLFQEVREKRGLVYSIYSSVSTFADSGMLKIYAGTTPDKVGDLMKVIGDVLSDMNKDSLSDEELGKGKEQIKGSLLINFDSTDFRLTRLASNEMYFGTYISPEEVAKQIDGVTKDDVFDFADHALAKDSTVVTAIGNISEKDLELGGLI; this comes from the coding sequence ATGTACAGAAAGACCGTACTGAACAACGGTGTGAGGATCATTACCGAAAGCCTTCCCCACGTCTATTCCGTATCTCTCGGCATCTGGGTTGAATCCGGTTCCAGGGAAGAAGATGCCGCGAGGAACGGTATTACCCATTTCATTGAGCACATGCTCTTCAAGGGGACCGAGACCAGGTCCGCCCTCGAAATTGCACGGGAAGTCGAATCGGTCGGGGGCGTAATAAACGCCTACACGAGCAAGGAGTATACATTCTTCTACACAAAGGTGCTGAAGGAGAATCAGCGGCTGGCTTCTGAAATTCTCTGTGACATTTTTCATAACTCCCTTTTTCATGAGGGTGAGGTGGAGAAGGAAAAGGAAGTCGTGTGCCAGGAGATTTTGATGATCGAGGACAACCCCGAGGACCACATACATGACCTCTTGAGCGTCTCCTTCTGGCCCGATAACCCTCTCGGATTTCCGGTTCAGGGAAAGCAGAAAACAGTTCGCTCTCTGAGCGGACAGACCCTGAGAGAGTACTTCGACAACATTTTCAAAAAGCAGGGAATCATTGTCATTGCCGTTGGAAACCTCGATCACGATGAAGTGGTGTCATTCTTCACCCCCCACTTTGACTCTCCTCTCCTGGCAAAGCGTGCAGAAGAAAAAACAAAACCCCGGAAGTCCCGTGGAATTTTCGTCCAGAAAAGGGGTATCGAGCAGGTACACGTGTGTATCGGCATGCCCGGGCCGGGAAAAAAGGACGTGCACCGGTATCCTGCCTTCGTTATGAACTCCATTCTCGGCTCGGGTATGTCGAGCAGACTGTTTCAGGAAGTCCGGGAAAAAAGAGGCCTCGTCTATTCGATATATTCTTCTGTATCCACTTTTGCGGACTCGGGAATGCTGAAAATCTATGCCGGGACCACGCCAGATAAGGTGGGAGACCTTATGAAGGTTATCGGTGATGTTTTGAGTGACATGAACAAGGATAGCTTGAGCGATGAAGAGCTTGGCAAAGGCAAAGAGCAGATAAAGGGGAGTCTGCTCATTAATTTCGACTCCACGGACTTCAGGCTCACGAGGCTTGCCTCAAACGAGATGTATTTTGGGACTTACATTTCACCCGAAGAGGTGGCGAAGCAGATAGACGGGGTTACCAAAGATGATGTGTTTGACTTTGCGGATCATGCGCTCGCCAAAGACAGCACTGTCGTAACGGCGATAGGAAACATATCTGAAAAGGATCTCGAGTTGGGGGGATTGATCTGA
- the pnp gene encoding polyribonucleotide nucleotidyltransferase: MVKEYVTEIGNREIVIETGKLAKLAGGAVTVKMGDSVVLATACISEKPREGVDFVPLVVDYLEKTFAAGKIPGGFFKREGRPTEQEILVSRLIDRSIRPLLPRGFSFDVQVITTVLSLDNDNPTDVMALVGASAALSLSEIPFKGPIAAVRVAIVDGEHVINPSLDELLRSSLSIMIAGGREGITMVEGDAMEVPEDDVLDAIMHGWEQIKRIIDLQDNMVLEAGTSKISFEEPALDEESKRKIDSYAIDSLGLAFRLPDKRERRERVAAIWEEVKGSFSENDILEKGVVISSYFKEIEKKLVRGMLFESKKRIDGRTPQEIREIWSETNVLPRAHGSAIFTRGETQVLVATTLGTAEDEQIVDALTGETSKRFMLHYNFPPYSVGEVRFLRTPARREIGHGVLAEKAISKVLPSEEEFPYTIRVVSEVLESNGSSSMATVCGTSLSLMDAGVPVKAPVGGIAMGLITEGDETVILSDILGDEDHLGDMDFKVAGTSKGVTAIQMDIKVERVSREILSRALSQAREGRLFIIDRMNSALDKPRPEISKYAPRLEILMVKPEKIREIIGPQGKVIRGIIEQTGVKIDVEDDGTVRVYAVDEESVKQAMEIIKELVQEAEIGKVYRGKVKKIMDFGAFVEIFPGTEGLLHISQISHRRINAVSDVLREGQEVDVKVLDVDGDGKIRLNRKDLIKPEDDAGYGQQRTSRGPSHRRGKDGPRK; encoded by the coding sequence ATGGTTAAAGAATACGTTACTGAAATAGGAAACAGGGAAATAGTAATCGAAACAGGAAAGCTGGCAAAACTCGCCGGTGGCGCTGTAACCGTCAAGATGGGTGATTCCGTTGTTCTCGCCACGGCATGCATATCGGAGAAACCCCGTGAGGGTGTGGACTTCGTCCCCCTCGTTGTGGATTATCTGGAGAAGACCTTTGCCGCCGGGAAGATACCGGGAGGATTTTTCAAGAGAGAGGGCAGGCCTACGGAGCAGGAGATTCTCGTATCGAGGCTCATAGACAGATCCATCAGGCCCCTTCTTCCCCGTGGTTTTTCCTTCGATGTGCAGGTGATAACCACCGTCCTTTCACTCGATAACGACAACCCCACTGATGTTATGGCTCTCGTCGGGGCATCTGCGGCTCTTTCCTTATCGGAGATCCCCTTTAAAGGGCCGATTGCCGCGGTGAGAGTTGCCATCGTGGACGGGGAGCATGTCATCAACCCCTCTCTCGATGAGCTGTTGAGAAGCTCTCTGAGCATCATGATCGCAGGAGGCAGGGAAGGAATAACCATGGTCGAAGGGGATGCGATGGAGGTCCCCGAGGATGATGTGCTCGACGCGATCATGCATGGCTGGGAGCAGATAAAGAGAATAATAGATCTCCAGGATAATATGGTGCTCGAGGCGGGAACCTCCAAGATCAGCTTCGAAGAGCCGGCCCTTGACGAAGAATCGAAGAGAAAGATCGATTCTTACGCGATTGACTCCTTGGGCTTGGCTTTCAGGCTCCCCGATAAGCGTGAAAGAAGGGAAAGGGTAGCGGCGATCTGGGAGGAAGTGAAAGGATCGTTTTCCGAGAATGACATTCTGGAGAAGGGGGTCGTCATCTCCTCGTACTTCAAAGAGATCGAGAAAAAGCTCGTTCGCGGGATGCTTTTTGAAAGCAAAAAGAGGATTGATGGAAGGACACCTCAGGAGATAAGGGAAATATGGAGTGAGACAAACGTGTTGCCGAGGGCTCACGGCTCAGCAATATTCACCCGGGGGGAGACTCAGGTCCTTGTGGCCACCACTCTCGGAACGGCCGAGGATGAGCAGATCGTCGATGCCCTGACAGGCGAAACGTCAAAGAGGTTTATGCTGCACTACAACTTTCCTCCCTACTCGGTGGGGGAAGTGAGGTTTTTGAGGACTCCAGCGCGGAGGGAGATAGGGCACGGAGTGCTCGCTGAGAAGGCAATTTCGAAGGTACTCCCATCGGAGGAGGAATTTCCCTACACGATCAGGGTGGTGTCAGAGGTACTCGAATCGAACGGGTCATCTTCCATGGCTACCGTGTGTGGCACATCTCTCTCACTTATGGACGCCGGCGTTCCGGTCAAAGCTCCTGTCGGCGGTATCGCCATGGGCCTGATTACCGAGGGCGACGAGACGGTTATCCTCTCGGATATTCTGGGAGACGAGGACCATCTGGGGGATATGGATTTCAAGGTTGCAGGTACCAGCAAGGGAGTGACTGCCATACAGATGGACATCAAAGTCGAGCGGGTAAGCAGGGAGATATTGAGCAGGGCGCTTTCCCAGGCAAGGGAGGGTAGGTTGTTCATCATAGACAGGATGAACAGCGCGTTGGACAAGCCGAGGCCGGAGATTTCAAAATATGCTCCCCGGTTGGAAATCTTAATGGTAAAACCGGAAAAGATACGCGAGATCATCGGGCCACAGGGTAAAGTCATCAGGGGTATTATCGAACAAACGGGTGTTAAAATCGACGTGGAGGACGACGGAACCGTTCGGGTATATGCCGTCGATGAGGAGAGCGTGAAGCAGGCAATGGAGATAATAAAGGAGCTCGTCCAGGAAGCTGAGATCGGAAAGGTCTACAGGGGAAAAGTGAAAAAGATCATGGATTTCGGTGCGTTTGTGGAGATTTTTCCGGGTACGGAAGGCCTCCTCCATATTTCGCAGATTTCACACAGGCGAATTAACGCTGTGTCTGACGTGCTGAGAGAGGGACAGGAGGTCGACGTCAAGGTGCTGGACGTTGACGGAGACGGGAAGATCCGTTTGAACAGGAAAGACCTCATCAAACCTGAAGATGATGCCGGATACGGCCAGCAAAGAACGAGCAGGGGCCCCTCTCACCGCCGGGGGAAAGATGGTCCGAGGAAATAA
- the rpsO gene encoding 30S ribosomal protein S15 yields the protein MVLNTERKKEIIEQFKTHETDTGSPEVQVALITERINEITEHLKEHKKDFTSRRGLLKLVSQRRRLLEYLKSNDSRRYKELIERLGLRK from the coding sequence ATGGTTTTGAACACGGAGAGAAAAAAGGAAATTATCGAGCAGTTTAAAACTCACGAAACGGATACGGGATCACCGGAAGTCCAGGTAGCTCTCATTACCGAACGAATTAATGAGATTACGGAACATCTGAAGGAGCACAAGAAGGATTTTACATCCCGCAGGGGTCTGTTGAAGCTCGTGAGCCAGAGGAGAAGGCTGCTCGAATATTTAAAGTCTAACGATTCCCGGCGTTACAAGGAATTGATAGAGCGCCTTGGTCTCAGAAAATAA